A stretch of the Porifericola rhodea genome encodes the following:
- a CDS encoding DUF6515 family protein — MKKQRKYLQPIFTLFAIAALLFITENAEAQRRSSVRRHTVVKKAPKVSVKVNYNNVNYRVHNHVYYKPVNGRYIVVSPPVGIRVKVLPAKARRVVVKKHVYYYYEGSFYSPEAEEYVVVQPPVGALVEQLPEEYEHIEIDGQHYYIADGVQYKAILNEQEVWYEVIKVSKEAYS, encoded by the coding sequence ATGAAGAAACAAAGAAAATATTTACAGCCTATATTTACTTTATTTGCCATTGCTGCTCTATTGTTTATTACTGAAAATGCAGAAGCCCAAAGGAGATCAAGTGTACGCAGACATACTGTGGTAAAGAAAGCACCAAAAGTTTCTGTAAAGGTAAATTACAATAATGTTAATTATCGGGTGCACAATCATGTGTACTACAAACCCGTAAATGGTAGATATATTGTGGTAAGCCCTCCTGTGGGAATAAGAGTAAAAGTACTACCAGCCAAAGCCCGTAGAGTAGTGGTAAAAAAGCATGTTTACTATTATTATGAAGGTAGTTTTTATTCACCAGAAGCTGAGGAGTATGTAGTAGTACAACCTCCAGTAGGCGCCTTGGTAGAGCAATTACCTGAAGAGTACGAACATATTGAAATAGATGGTCAGCATTACTATATAGCTGATGGTGTGCAGTATAAAGCCATACTTAATGAGCAGGAAGTCTGGTACGAGGTGATAAAAGTGAGTAAAGAAGCTTACTCCTGA
- a CDS encoding RNA polymerase sigma factor, with protein MSDEQKWEAFKAGDREVFEQIFRAHIKVLYKYGSRFTSNAPLVEDCIQDLFIDLWQKKNTLGSTDSIKRYLLGALRRRIIRKLARHAPEDSPLEEDRYNFELVLNIEDELIAEEQNSSQQSTLNSAILQLSKRQREVVYLKYFQHLSYEEIAEVMHISYQAARNLVYQTLKALKQHIHSLKALLISLILNFII; from the coding sequence ATGTCAGATGAACAAAAATGGGAAGCCTTTAAAGCAGGAGACCGGGAGGTATTTGAGCAGATTTTCAGAGCTCATATTAAAGTGCTCTATAAATACGGAAGCCGGTTTACCAGTAATGCGCCCCTGGTAGAGGACTGTATACAAGACCTGTTTATTGATCTGTGGCAAAAGAAAAATACACTGGGTAGCACCGATTCTATCAAAAGGTATTTGTTGGGGGCACTCCGTAGGCGAATTATCCGCAAACTTGCCAGGCACGCCCCTGAAGATTCCCCTCTGGAAGAAGATCGCTATAATTTTGAGTTGGTTCTTAATATTGAGGATGAGCTTATTGCAGAAGAGCAAAACAGCAGTCAGCAATCAACATTAAATTCTGCCATCTTGCAGTTGAGCAAACGCCAGCGCGAAGTAGTATACCTCAAATATTTTCAGCACCTTTCGTACGAGGAAATTGCTGAAGTAATGCACATCAGTTATCAGGCTGCACGCAACCTGGTATACCAAACACTTAAAGCCCTTAAGCAGCATATCCATTCTCTTAAGGCGCTGCTTATTAGTTTGATTTTAAATTTTATAATCTGA
- a CDS encoding FecR family protein, whose translation MQAENKYNTYQAEDFAQDTDFIRWVQVGDAADRKFWEFWLMAHPEKREEAQKAKAIIRLMKSKERELESKQIEAIWAQISDGMDEAPEYQLKPAFWQRKIWKFAAAAMLSIIIISFLLLRDTSEVVRAEFGQQMSYTLPDHSVVSLNAGSEIRFEEDEWQQERKLYLQGEAFFEVEKGSRFQVISTQGTVEVLGTSFNVYARDQKLEVACLTGKVRVSDAKGNEAAMLSPGQGVQIYQNQVSTLTINPEEAVDWKSGNFIYEDVSLQEVLQELERQYELKVVLQTDISDRKYSGQFSNQDLKSALQMICLPMELEYELDIAKQKVIIRQE comes from the coding sequence ATGCAAGCAGAAAATAAATACAATACATATCAAGCTGAAGACTTTGCTCAGGATACTGACTTTATCCGATGGGTTCAGGTTGGCGATGCGGCAGACCGGAAATTCTGGGAGTTCTGGCTGATGGCTCATCCCGAGAAAAGAGAAGAGGCGCAGAAAGCAAAAGCTATCATCAGGTTGATGAAATCCAAAGAGCGTGAGCTCGAAAGTAAGCAGATAGAAGCGATCTGGGCTCAGATTTCTGATGGTATGGACGAAGCTCCTGAGTATCAGCTTAAACCAGCTTTCTGGCAGCGTAAAATCTGGAAATTTGCAGCAGCAGCTATGTTATCCATAATTATCATATCATTCTTACTACTTCGTGATACCAGCGAAGTAGTGCGGGCAGAGTTTGGTCAGCAGATGTCGTACACCCTGCCCGATCATTCGGTAGTAAGCCTGAACGCCGGTTCCGAAATTCGTTTTGAGGAGGATGAGTGGCAGCAGGAGCGTAAACTTTACCTACAGGGTGAAGCCTTTTTTGAAGTAGAAAAAGGTAGCCGCTTTCAGGTAATCAGTACGCAAGGAACAGTAGAGGTGCTGGGTACCAGCTTTAATGTATATGCTCGCGATCAGAAGTTGGAAGTAGCCTGCCTCACCGGAAAAGTGAGGGTTTCCGATGCAAAAGGCAATGAGGCCGCCATGCTTAGTCCGGGGCAGGGGGTGCAGATTTATCAGAACCAGGTGAGTACGCTTACCATAAATCCGGAAGAAGCTGTGGATTGGAAAAGCGGTAACTTTATTTATGAAGATGTATCGCTACAGGAAGTACTTCAGGAACTGGAGCGTCAATACGAGCTAAAAGTTGTATTGCAAACAGATATAAGCGACAGAAAATATAGCGGACAGTTTAGTAATCAGGATTTGAAAAGTGCCCTGCAAATGATTTGTCTGCCTATGGAATTGGAGTACGAACTAGATATTGCTAAACAGAAAGTGATTATACGGCAGGAATAA